A part of Methanohalobium evestigatum Z-7303 genomic DNA contains:
- a CDS encoding TCP-1/cpn60 chaperonin family protein codes for MMENTVSKPVHRCQTDSNISSDSLEGLVEQAREKVGIENVVGGQEFINHLDSVCSKIIDLLSSSFGPRGFNKIILNPVNDIYLTNDGKTILEETDILHPVVTSLKDLAGSMDKTCGDGTKTAVLLAATLVNRAIPLINRGIHPTIIIDGYQKALNKSYEILQFETKSVKSQEDTYSAVFAAASSKGIETHQAERLAKIMIDSIKRLNAMSENTDLDLNDNVRIIKKTGASGIVSLNGVILDEKPARFEMPDYIESPNVLILNHDLKVDSEYLNPQHNINMDSFGTAYQFEECRKTILKNYADKILETGADLVFCEGEVDPYIEFLLTKNNILMFKKMKVNDIEKLSRATDAGISSIKDDLTKSIGYADKIEVKKENGEHLVYVTVNSKMITTIIIWEPVKYNLEKVEEAADDALNNAAFILKNGLVVAGGGGIEFGLSQMLKLYASTIDGKEQLAVMEYAKALEQIPRILAFNMGMNPIDSIADMNSYYNKGIDSRIDVSGQVVNNNPPLYDSVTIKKLAIISATETATNILRIDEIVPKR; via the coding sequence ATGATGGAAAACACAGTATCAAAACCGGTACACAGGTGCCAAACTGATTCAAATATAAGTTCAGACAGTTTAGAAGGGTTAGTAGAGCAGGCACGTGAAAAGGTGGGGATTGAAAATGTAGTGGGAGGACAGGAATTTATAAACCATCTGGATAGTGTATGCAGTAAGATAATAGATTTGTTGAGTTCATCATTTGGACCCAGAGGTTTCAATAAAATTATACTTAATCCAGTCAACGATATTTATCTAACCAATGATGGGAAAACCATACTTGAAGAAACCGACATACTGCACCCTGTGGTAACATCCTTAAAAGACCTTGCAGGTTCTATGGATAAAACCTGCGGAGACGGTACCAAAACAGCGGTTCTTCTGGCGGCTACATTGGTTAACAGGGCGATTCCACTCATAAATAGAGGTATCCATCCAACTATTATAATAGATGGTTACCAGAAAGCACTTAACAAATCTTACGAAATCCTTCAATTTGAAACTAAATCAGTTAAATCACAGGAAGATACTTATTCTGCGGTTTTTGCTGCAGCCTCAAGTAAAGGTATAGAAACCCATCAGGCTGAAAGACTTGCAAAAATCATGATTGATTCCATCAAACGATTAAATGCTATGTCAGAAAATACAGATTTGGATTTAAACGATAACGTAAGAATAATTAAAAAGACAGGAGCTTCTGGAATTGTTTCTTTAAATGGAGTTATTCTGGACGAGAAACCTGCAAGATTTGAAATGCCTGATTATATTGAATCTCCTAACGTTTTAATATTAAATCATGACCTTAAAGTGGATAGTGAATATCTAAATCCGCAACATAATATAAATATGGATTCATTTGGAACGGCTTACCAGTTTGAAGAATGTCGCAAGACTATTTTGAAAAATTATGCTGATAAAATCCTTGAAACAGGTGCTGATTTGGTTTTTTGTGAGGGTGAGGTTGACCCATATATAGAGTTTTTACTTACTAAAAATAATATATTGATGTTCAAGAAGATGAAGGTAAATGATATTGAGAAACTCTCCAGAGCAACAGACGCTGGAATATCATCTATAAAAGATGATTTAACAAAATCAATTGGATATGCCGATAAAATAGAGGTTAAAAAGGAAAACGGTGAACATCTGGTATATGTAACAGTAAACAGTAAAATGATAACAACTATTATTATCTGGGAACCTGTTAAATATAATCTTGAAAAAGTGGAGGAAGCAGCAGATGATGCACTGAATAATGCTGCATTTATTCTCAAAAATGGATTAGTTGTTGCTGGAGGAGGGGGTATAGAATTTGGACTTTCACAAATGCTTAAACTATATGCATCAACAATTGATGGTAAAGAACAGCTTGCAGTGATGGAATATGCAAAAGCACTGGAACAGATTCCCAGAATACTTGCATTCAATATGGGCATGAACCCAATAGATTCTATTGCAGATATGAATTCTTATTACAATAAGGGTATTGATTCAAGAATCGATGTGTCAGGTCAGGTTGTTAACAACAATCCACCGTTATATGATTCAGTTACTATTAAAAAACTGGCTATAATTTCTGCAACAGAAACAGCTACTAATATCTTAAGGATAGATGAAATAGTTCCAAAAAGGTAA
- a CDS encoding hydantoinase/oxoprolinase family protein: MNFGLGVDTGGTYTDTIIMDISTGTVMDTNKSLTTYPELITGIKNALNGLNSKYLEDVKFVSVSTTLATNSILERKGRQAGLILIGYSIHKKLSTDVVISVSGGHDANGDEIEPLNDLDTLKEFILANKSKVSSFAISSYFGVRNPEHELRVKKLVQNLTELPVVCGHELSQDLGAYERSVTALLNAQLIPETNQFIKSIHSVMDEKNITATLMMMKCDGSLIKIEEALKKPVETIFSGPAASLVGASHLTNLDTCATIDVGGTSTDVSFMSDGIPEISETGAVVGGWKTMVKAINMDTSAMGGDSHVWIQKKAYTGPKRVVPLCQAASEYPQITDKLETNKKKISKRIMDDVIQPTTFFMNNGSVKTTHELGSYEEKIFDIITESDEPLSISDIANRSQDHPLMFSNILRLLEQNKYISQIGFTPTDALHVLNDYTKWNAKASKIGAELLSYHINMNPGSFSSYIKEEVIRTISLNLVSFFADDVEKSDIGKLLNKSSYLNMKMNLPIVLIGAPVKAYLNDLNTFLEAEFIAPDYSEVGNAVGALMGNVIYRTETSIKPYKLGSSKYVVFSESGREIFESYEKAKDYALDLTKRIVFGYMKSYDLDEDSIQFNLDENEIGKGMGSPIETKLVGIGVGKPINKVTGENYDGKHSIKTGTQVPN, encoded by the coding sequence ATGAATTTTGGACTGGGCGTTGACACGGGTGGGACTTATACAGACACTATAATCATGGATATATCAACTGGTACTGTAATGGATACAAACAAATCTCTGACTACGTATCCTGAACTGATAACCGGTATTAAAAATGCACTAAATGGTTTAAACAGTAAGTATTTGGAAGATGTAAAGTTTGTATCAGTGTCCACTACACTTGCAACAAATTCCATTCTTGAAAGAAAAGGCAGACAAGCAGGTTTAATACTTATTGGTTATTCCATACATAAAAAATTATCTACAGATGTAGTAATATCTGTTAGTGGTGGACATGACGCAAACGGAGATGAAATCGAACCACTAAATGACCTTGATACACTTAAAGAATTTATCCTTGCCAACAAATCAAAAGTGTCCTCATTTGCAATATCTTCCTATTTTGGAGTGAGAAATCCTGAACATGAACTGCGTGTAAAAAAATTGGTTCAAAATCTTACAGAACTTCCTGTTGTTTGTGGACATGAACTGTCCCAGGATCTTGGAGCATATGAAAGGTCTGTAACGGCTTTACTAAATGCCCAGTTAATCCCTGAAACTAATCAGTTTATAAAATCAATACATTCTGTTATGGACGAAAAAAACATCACTGCAACATTAATGATGATGAAATGTGATGGTTCCCTTATAAAAATAGAAGAAGCTTTGAAGAAACCGGTTGAAACGATTTTTTCTGGTCCGGCTGCAAGTCTTGTAGGAGCTTCACATCTCACAAATCTTGATACCTGTGCAACCATTGATGTTGGGGGTACGAGTACTGACGTTTCCTTCATGTCAGATGGGATACCAGAGATAAGTGAAACAGGGGCTGTGGTGGGTGGCTGGAAGACGATGGTTAAAGCCATAAATATGGATACATCCGCAATGGGTGGGGATAGCCATGTATGGATTCAGAAAAAGGCATATACCGGTCCAAAAAGGGTTGTTCCTTTGTGTCAGGCGGCATCTGAATATCCCCAGATAACAGACAAATTGGAAACCAATAAAAAAAAGATATCCAAACGAATCATGGATGATGTTATACAGCCAACCACGTTTTTCATGAACAATGGTTCAGTAAAAACCACTCATGAGTTGGGAAGCTATGAGGAAAAAATATTTGATATAATAACAGAATCCGATGAACCTTTATCAATTTCTGATATAGCAAATAGGTCTCAAGATCATCCTTTGATGTTTTCGAATATATTAAGGTTACTGGAACAGAACAAATATATCAGCCAAATAGGTTTCACTCCGACTGATGCACTCCATGTTCTTAATGATTACACCAAATGGAATGCAAAAGCCTCTAAAATCGGTGCTGAATTACTTTCATACCATATTAATATGAATCCAGGTTCATTCAGTTCCTATATAAAAGAGGAAGTTATAAGGACAATTTCACTAAATCTTGTATCCTTTTTTGCAGATGATGTCGAAAAATCTGATATAGGCAAATTATTGAACAAATCCTCATATCTTAATATGAAAATGAACCTGCCTATTGTGTTGATAGGTGCACCTGTTAAAGCCTACTTGAATGATTTGAACACTTTTCTGGAAGCAGAGTTTATAGCTCCCGATTATTCTGAGGTAGGAAATGCGGTAGGTGCACTAATGGGGAATGTTATCTATAGGACAGAAACGTCTATAAAGCCCTATAAACTGGGAAGCAGTAAATATGTGGTATTTTCTGAATCCGGTAGAGAAATTTTTGAAAGCTATGAAAAAGCCAAAGATTATGCCCTTGACCTTACTAAAAGAATAGTTTTTGGGTATATGAAAAGCTATGATCTGGATGAAGACAGTATCCAGTTCAATCTTGATGAAAATGAAATCGGCAAAGGTATGGGGTCTCCGATAGAAACAAAACTGGTGGGTATTGGTGTCGGTAAACCTATTAATAAAGTGACAGGTGAAAATTATGATGGAAAACACAGTATCAAAACCGGTACACAGGTGCCAAACTGA
- a CDS encoding uroporphyrinogen decarboxylase family protein: MTENKSKEDILNGLTNAVIQGDQDSAKELATKVIENGGVVDPYEAIVDGLAKGMSIMSDKYENGEVFVPHLLVASNAMYAGMKELTPYIKTDEASKQAIVIIGTVQGDVHDIGKNLVKTMLTASGFNAIDLGNDVQLDEFVEKAKENKADAISMSALMTTTMGGMETVIDKLKEEGLRDSVIVMVGGAPVSEDYANEIGADATLPDADSAADWLKDAVKELEPAERRWSEEKISTSKVKYREELAKKTVSEEVDIGRETAKEIIDEVESVGTKGKEEMTSIERVTSSLADKKVDRLPVYPLACGVTRKFVPTTYKQYAIDPEMFAQSAYAGAKYLDYDMFVGLIDLSITAGDLGCEITYPEEDTPSSKGHLEDYEEIEVPEVKEGTRAYELVQATKLAKEKLHEIGKPVVGFHEGPLLTLTQLMGADRVMMDMKTNPEVVRDAVDKCADYVNLVTEKFFEEDACDALCIDNLWSNNKIMSEDDYWKFDGKFIVDKHVPLFKKYDQPYMIHSCADSVHYDTQISKFGTDLFSYAYYPNEREQGSKNYSDLIPKYGHECCMMGEVDPIQFMDNSSETIDKIKSDTDNVLTGALNTLNENGLQSKYVVSTGCEIPPGGSLTGVKEMIDLVKEKGPGLQKKTMG, from the coding sequence ATGACAGAAAACAAATCAAAAGAAGATATTTTAAACGGATTAACCAATGCAGTTATTCAGGGTGACCAAGATTCTGCTAAAGAACTGGCAACAAAAGTGATTGAAAATGGGGGTGTGGTGGATCCCTATGAAGCAATTGTCGATGGGCTGGCAAAGGGTATGTCTATCATGAGTGACAAATATGAGAACGGAGAAGTATTTGTACCGCATCTTCTGGTAGCTTCAAACGCCATGTATGCGGGGATGAAAGAACTTACACCCTATATAAAAACCGATGAAGCATCAAAACAAGCCATAGTTATAATCGGAACAGTCCAGGGAGATGTCCATGACATCGGTAAAAACCTTGTAAAAACCATGCTGACTGCATCCGGATTCAATGCGATTGATCTGGGAAATGATGTTCAACTTGATGAATTTGTTGAAAAGGCTAAAGAGAATAAAGCTGATGCCATATCAATGAGTGCTCTGATGACTACCACTATGGGTGGTATGGAAACTGTTATTGATAAGCTCAAAGAAGAGGGATTGAGAGATTCTGTAATTGTCATGGTAGGGGGTGCACCTGTATCTGAAGATTATGCTAATGAGATAGGTGCAGATGCTACATTACCTGATGCAGATTCAGCAGCAGACTGGTTAAAAGATGCTGTGAAAGAACTCGAACCTGCTGAACGCAGATGGAGTGAAGAGAAAATCAGCACAAGCAAGGTAAAATACAGAGAAGAACTTGCAAAGAAGACGGTTTCTGAAGAAGTGGATATAGGAAGGGAAACTGCCAAAGAAATAATAGATGAAGTTGAAAGTGTAGGTACGAAAGGAAAAGAGGAGATGACATCTATAGAAAGAGTTACCAGTTCACTTGCAGATAAAAAGGTAGACCGTCTCCCAGTTTATCCACTGGCATGTGGTGTAACAAGAAAGTTTGTACCAACAACATATAAACAGTACGCAATCGATCCTGAAATGTTTGCACAGTCTGCCTATGCAGGTGCCAAGTATCTGGATTATGATATGTTTGTAGGTCTGATAGACCTATCGATTACAGCTGGTGACCTTGGTTGTGAAATAACATATCCTGAAGAAGATACACCATCCTCTAAAGGACATCTTGAAGATTATGAGGAAATAGAGGTTCCAGAAGTAAAAGAAGGAACACGTGCTTACGAACTTGTACAGGCAACTAAACTTGCAAAAGAGAAACTGCATGAAATCGGAAAACCGGTTGTAGGTTTCCATGAAGGTCCACTTTTGACCCTGACCCAGTTAATGGGTGCAGACAGAGTAATGATGGATATGAAAACAAATCCAGAGGTCGTACGTGATGCAGTAGATAAATGTGCTGATTATGTCAATTTGGTCACAGAGAAATTCTTTGAAGAGGATGCATGTGATGCATTATGTATAGATAATCTCTGGTCTAACAACAAAATAATGTCTGAAGATGACTACTGGAAATTCGATGGTAAATTTATTGTGGATAAACATGTACCATTGTTTAAAAAATATGACCAGCCGTACATGATTCACAGCTGCGCTGATTCAGTCCATTATGACACCCAGATTAGTAAATTCGGAACAGACCTCTTCAGTTATGCATACTATCCCAATGAAAGAGAACAGGGTTCAAAGAACTATTCAGATCTTATACCAAAATATGGTCATGAATGTTGTATGATGGGTGAAGTGGATCCTATACAGTTCATGGATAATTCTTCTGAGACGATTGACAAGATAAAAAGCGACACTGATAATGTACTGACTGGGGCACTTAACACATTGAATGAAAATGGTTTGCAGTCAAAGTATGTTGTGTCCACAGGTTGTGAGATACCACCGGGTGGTTCACTGACAGGTGTCAAAGAAATGATAGACCTTGTTAAAGAAAAAGGTCCAGGGCTTCAGAAAAAGACAATGGGGTGA
- a CDS encoding helix-turn-helix transcriptional regulator produces MKAALLGTLFLSDKRKNILMYLLDGPKNIDDIKDELATNTSAIMTQMKILMDQGLVTHNADVYELTTIGNVIVKKMKPLLDTLNVYGENKHYWETRDLRAIPSNLLDRFEEIGHSRLIEPDLSHLFEPPNELVESLKSTQYVMTFYSFFCPELPTTFTDLVKRGVSFELILTKSVFERLKDEFSEEHHIISGSDNGYLYICDDNIIKPATLVITDDMMLVSLFNEEGVFDHKKLISFDSCALQWAKELFEYYKNKAEK; encoded by the coding sequence ATGAAAGCAGCATTATTGGGTACATTGTTTCTGTCTGATAAAAGAAAAAATATTTTGATGTATTTATTAGATGGACCCAAGAATATAGATGATATTAAAGATGAACTTGCAACCAATACCAGTGCAATAATGACACAAATGAAAATACTCATGGATCAGGGATTGGTTACTCATAATGCCGATGTTTATGAATTGACTACCATAGGAAATGTTATAGTAAAAAAAATGAAGCCATTATTGGATACATTAAATGTCTATGGTGAAAATAAACATTACTGGGAAACCCGGGATTTAAGAGCAATCCCTTCAAACCTTCTTGATAGATTTGAAGAAATAGGTCATAGCAGATTGATAGAACCGGACTTAAGCCATTTATTTGAGCCTCCAAATGAACTCGTAGAAAGTTTAAAATCAACACAGTATGTTATGACATTTTATTCGTTTTTCTGCCCAGAATTACCAACTACATTCACAGATCTGGTTAAAAGGGGTGTCAGTTTTGAACTCATCCTCACAAAATCAGTTTTCGAGCGGTTAAAAGATGAATTTTCAGAAGAACATCATATTATATCCGGTTCTGACAACGGATATTTGTACATATGTGACGACAATATAATAAAACCAGCTACCTTAGTTATAACCGATGACATGATGTTGGTTTCACTTTTTAATGAAGAAGGTGTATTTGACCACAAGAAGCTGATTAGTTTTGACTCATGTGCGTTACAATGGGCAAAGGAACTGTTTGAGTACTATAAAAACAAAGCAGAAAAGTAA
- a CDS encoding MEDS domain-containing protein → MGSHGNLFYNSLDELMELLPSFFKSGVENNQYCIWVISDYDFVTVERAKNTLKNTGFDVDFYIESDKFEIIHENQLGFSDFTGVLNFWKQKYLNAIDNGFNGLWMIENLTPVFENYPSYYLNYESLLDEIIKNRNMVSLCSYDLTKCSQSNTLDLISSHDRTLLKKDGEWKFLEEKSKTDNNTISRLNNTFYEKILDSIWLGVWVVDSSDNVVFFNNTMESIFGVPREEILGTSFMDYIAEQRPVGDSRLEELYLHTKKSREPVTYNALAFLTPDGKMSYHNGVLIPLFNEAGNYQGILGTVEEATSTKRKISDVSICDTLEAKHKIEKIYETSPVIAFLWKAINDWPVEYVSENITYFGYKSDEFLSGKLTYADIVHPDDVDKLKSDFSVYEKQNKNSYFTSDYRILTKTGETRWVTEKSLIIRNQKGAVKYLQGIIIDITERKKAEKTLQLEESRLETLLKLNYMAGASLQEITDFAREEAVRLTNSKLGYLAFLNYDESILIMHSWSEGAMKECKVENKPFVYPVKTTGLWGEAVRQRKPIITNNYTEPSSLKKGYPGGHVELTRHMNVPIFDGEHIVLVAGVGNKEQEYDESDVRQLTLLMQGMWRLIQRKQFEEALKKYLDEIANINSELKSLEKMKNEILNGKPTSTDYKELLDRETLETINEQRDIAINTIIRSSEQINSLIGSLLYMSMEESGKLDYTFSLLNIKEPINSAYLNLALSIDEKDIDLNIDIPENLPEIYGDKNKLTDMFTYLIDNSLKYTPRGGNINISAFKSENNLYIKVNDNGEGIPKDLVPTLFKGFSHSEDTLTHGLEKSGSSLYVCKKIVNAHGGQISVDSKEEIGTTVTIVLPLKGRYSVQ, encoded by the coding sequence TTGGGTTCACATGGAAATCTATTTTATAACAGCCTTGATGAATTGATGGAATTATTACCATCTTTTTTTAAATCTGGAGTTGAAAACAACCAGTATTGTATCTGGGTTATTTCCGATTATGATTTTGTTACTGTTGAAAGGGCAAAGAATACACTAAAAAACACCGGGTTTGATGTAGATTTTTATATTGAATCCGATAAATTTGAAATAATACATGAAAACCAGCTCGGTTTTTCTGATTTTACAGGCGTTTTAAATTTCTGGAAACAAAAATATCTTAATGCTATAGATAATGGGTTCAATGGGTTGTGGATGATAGAAAACCTTACTCCTGTTTTTGAGAATTATCCATCCTATTATCTCAATTATGAAAGTCTATTGGATGAAATAATAAAAAATAGAAATATGGTGTCGTTGTGTAGCTACGACCTTACTAAATGTTCACAAAGTAATACACTTGATTTGATTTCCAGCCATGATAGAACATTACTGAAAAAAGATGGTGAATGGAAGTTTCTTGAGGAAAAATCAAAAACAGATAACAATACAATCTCCAGATTAAACAATACCTTTTATGAAAAAATACTTGACAGCATCTGGTTGGGAGTATGGGTTGTAGATAGTTCTGACAATGTAGTTTTTTTTAACAATACCATGGAATCAATTTTTGGTGTTCCAAGAGAGGAGATACTTGGAACAAGTTTTATGGATTATATTGCTGAACAGAGACCTGTTGGCGATTCTCGCCTTGAAGAGTTGTATTTACACACAAAAAAATCCCGAGAACCTGTGACTTATAATGCCCTTGCTTTTTTGACTCCTGATGGTAAAATGAGTTATCATAATGGGGTATTAATTCCACTTTTTAATGAAGCAGGAAATTATCAGGGTATACTTGGTACGGTTGAAGAGGCAACATCAACAAAAAGAAAAATCAGCGACGTGTCAATCTGTGATACACTGGAAGCAAAACATAAAATAGAAAAAATCTACGAAACCAGCCCTGTAATAGCGTTTTTGTGGAAAGCAATAAATGATTGGCCTGTGGAATATGTATCTGAAAACATCACATATTTTGGATATAAATCAGACGAGTTTTTATCAGGAAAGCTGACATATGCAGATATCGTCCACCCGGATGATGTTGATAAATTAAAATCGGATTTTTCAGTGTATGAAAAACAAAACAAAAATTCCTATTTCACCTCTGATTACAGGATTCTTACCAAAACAGGAGAAACACGCTGGGTGACCGAGAAATCATTGATTATACGTAACCAAAAGGGTGCTGTGAAATATCTTCAGGGTATAATTATCGACATAACTGAGCGTAAAAAAGCAGAGAAAACCTTACAGCTTGAGGAGTCACGCCTTGAAACACTTTTAAAATTGAATTATATGGCAGGAGCATCACTGCAGGAAATTACGGATTTTGCCCGTGAAGAAGCAGTAAGGTTAACTAATAGTAAACTTGGTTACCTTGCTTTCCTAAACTACGACGAATCAATACTTATAATGCACTCGTGGTCAGAGGGTGCAATGAAGGAATGTAAAGTAGAAAACAAACCATTTGTATATCCTGTAAAAACAACCGGTTTATGGGGGGAGGCTGTAAGACAGCGAAAACCAATTATTACCAATAACTATACAGAGCCAAGTTCTCTTAAAAAGGGTTATCCCGGGGGACATGTAGAATTGACAAGGCACATGAATGTCCCGATTTTTGACGGAGAACACATTGTTTTGGTTGCAGGAGTGGGTAATAAAGAGCAAGAATATGATGAGTCTGATGTTCGCCAGTTAACATTGCTGATGCAGGGAATGTGGAGACTGATTCAGAGAAAACAATTCGAAGAAGCATTGAAAAAATATTTGGATGAAATTGCCAATATCAATTCGGAACTCAAATCACTTGAAAAGATGAAAAATGAAATTTTAAACGGAAAACCAACATCAACTGATTATAAAGAATTGTTGGATAGAGAAACACTGGAAACAATCAATGAACAAAGGGACATTGCAATCAATACGATTATACGTAGTTCAGAACAGATAAACAGTTTAATAGGTTCTCTTCTGTATATGAGCATGGAAGAATCTGGTAAACTTGATTATACCTTTTCTTTGCTAAATATCAAAGAGCCTATAAACAGTGCCTATCTGAATTTAGCCCTCTCAATTGATGAAAAAGATATTGACTTAAATATTGATATACCAGAAAATTTGCCGGAGATTTATGGTGATAAAAATAAGTTAACGGACATGTTTACCTATTTAATAGACAATTCTTTAAAGTATACACCAAGGGGAGGAAATATTAATATAAGTGCTTTTAAATCTGAAAATAACTTATATATAAAAGTAAATGACAATGGTGAAGGAATCCCGAAAGATTTGGTTCCTACACTTTTCAAGGGGTTTAGTCATTCTGAAGATACATTAACTCATGGTTTGGAAAAATCGGGGTCAAGCCTTTATGTATGTAAAAAAATTGTAAATGCACACGGGGGTCAAATTTCGGTAGATAGTAAAGAGGAAATAGGGACCACTGTAACTATAGTCTTACCTTTAAAGGGTAGATATTCAGTTCAATAA
- a CDS encoding RNA-guided endonuclease InsQ/TnpB family protein: protein MYLTQKNHLRADKQTYETLKRLTKLSKNLYNFILYNIRQYFFNNGKYLNKDTAYHTVKENENYKLLPSQVAQNIMETVDGSMKSFFKLLDKKRKGDYNKPVSLLKYLDKDGNFICTFKKDQLKVIDDKIRLSMGLDYYRTYGTKYLYFRIPDNIIGQYINQVSIVPKYKGRWFEIEFVYHEDGEIAELDYNSHLSIDLGVDNFATCVTTGGTAFILDGRVIKSYNRWWNKEKSRLQSVYDKQDVDNGIKMDRFFNKRFWKINDLMNQCVNHVVKHCLENRIGNVVIGKLKEIKQEQNIGKENTQNFQTIPFARFKQKMASKCEYHGLKYQEVDEAYTSKVDALALEPIRRHKKYLGKRPKRGIFQSSTGRLINADINGALNILRKVIGDSLAGITDSGDVNSPERIRFFGNTCR from the coding sequence ATGTATCTGACCCAGAAGAATCATCTCCGTGCTGATAAGCAGACCTATGAAACTTTGAAGAGGTTGACCAAACTGTCCAAGAACCTGTACAATTTTATATTGTATAATATCAGACAGTACTTCTTCAATAATGGTAAATATCTCAATAAAGATACTGCTTATCACACAGTAAAAGAGAACGAGAACTATAAACTACTACCATCTCAGGTCGCACAGAATATTATGGAAACTGTAGACGGTAGTATGAAATCGTTCTTCAAACTTCTGGATAAGAAGAGAAAAGGAGATTACAATAAACCTGTTTCCCTTCTAAAGTATCTGGATAAAGACGGCAACTTCATATGTACTTTCAAGAAAGATCAACTGAAGGTTATCGATGATAAAATCAGATTATCTATGGGTTTAGATTATTACAGAACTTATGGAACCAAGTATCTGTATTTCAGGATACCTGACAACATAATAGGTCAATACATCAATCAGGTCAGTATCGTCCCGAAATATAAGGGTAGATGGTTCGAGATAGAATTTGTATATCATGAAGATGGAGAGATTGCTGAACTGGATTACAATAGCCATCTATCGATAGACCTTGGAGTGGACAACTTTGCAACCTGCGTGACGACCGGCGGGACTGCCTTCATATTAGACGGCAGGGTTATCAAATCTTACAACCGCTGGTGGAACAAGGAGAAGAGTAGGTTACAGTCAGTCTACGATAAACAGGATGTAGATAATGGTATCAAAATGGATAGATTCTTTAATAAAAGGTTCTGGAAGATAAATGATCTCATGAACCAGTGTGTCAATCACGTCGTTAAACACTGTCTGGAAAATCGGATAGGTAATGTCGTGATTGGAAAGCTGAAAGAAATAAAACAAGAACAAAACATCGGTAAAGAGAACACCCAGAACTTCCAGACGATACCGTTTGCTAGATTTAAACAGAAAATGGCCTCCAAATGTGAATACCATGGTCTAAAGTATCAAGAAGTAGATGAAGCTTATACCAGTAAAGTCGATGCACTGGCATTAGAACCTATCAGAAGACATAAAAAGTATCTTGGTAAAAGACCTAAAAGAGGAATCTTCCAGTCATCTACAGGTAGACTGATCAATGCCGATATCAATGGAGCATTGAACATCTTGAGAAAGGTAATCGGTGATTCTCTCGCAGGGATAACCGATAGTGGGGATGTGAACTCCCCTGAGAGAATAAGGTTTTTCGGTAACACATGCCGATAA
- a CDS encoding deoxyuridine 5'-triphosphate nucleotidohydrolase, translating into MTLLSENELKKMMSQTPPLMENLQDQNTQIQPNGIEMTLKEIRTIKGTGSVDFDNKQRVIPEGETLEFDSEGWINLPNGIYKVIFNEIVNMPKNIAAIAKPRSSLIRCGVSLETAVWDAGYRGRSESMLVVHNFSGFRLKKNARIMQMLFYTLDSEVIEGYTGQYQNENV; encoded by the coding sequence ATGACATTGTTATCAGAAAACGAATTAAAGAAAATGATGAGCCAGACTCCACCACTTATGGAAAATTTACAGGACCAAAACACCCAGATACAGCCAAACGGAATAGAAATGACTCTTAAAGAAATAAGAACAATTAAAGGTACTGGTTCTGTTGATTTTGACAATAAACAACGGGTCATTCCAGAAGGAGAAACACTGGAATTTGATAGCGAAGGGTGGATTAACCTTCCAAATGGTATCTATAAGGTTATTTTTAATGAAATCGTCAATATGCCAAAAAATATAGCAGCAATTGCAAAACCAAGATCAAGTCTGATAAGGTGTGGTGTAAGTCTGGAAACTGCAGTATGGGATGCCGGATACAGAGGAAGAAGTGAATCCATGCTCGTTGTCCACAACTTTTCAGGATTTAGATTAAAGAAAAATGCCAGAATTATGCAGATGTTGTTCTATACACTGGATAGTGAAGTTATTGAAGGATACACAGGTCAATATCAGAACGAAAATGTCTAA